The proteins below come from a single Aegilops tauschii subsp. strangulata cultivar AL8/78 chromosome 6, Aet v6.0, whole genome shotgun sequence genomic window:
- the LOC109746348 gene encoding wall-associated receptor kinase 1 — translation MTTPSQFHSQPLPVILLLFLFLSAATHLLLEAAAAEQDQQQRITRVGCADKCGNISIPYPFGMEPGCFREGFQVTCNDSSNPHRAYLANNGVYQRIVEYYDRIVEEGWYHQDWHKEGNNTPLELIDISVAKAEARAYGAVSSVCNPNESDYYSKCQQVWLGPFLLSVTRNVLMGVGWRIEPMVTSNLWSPLRGGDSSNEFTLTCISDLMGLPQFLKFAANGSCTGRGCCEAELPEAFPVPEFGLWFRSGRNNTMFETTPCSYAMVVEKSWYNFTTPDLYGYAVLPKRFPRGIPFVLDFFITNGSCPLKGQQPPPDYACVSGNSYCENATSGKGYVCKCLKFYDGNPYIPDGCQDIDECKLRELNPELRDSYPCSSDGICKNTLEGYDCPCKPGMKGDGMKGTCMDKFPLPAKVIVGGIGGISLMAILSFLILLRKEKRKTREFYKKNGGHVLEKAKFIKLFEKEKLKPILKSSNFIGKGGFGKVYMGLLNNEQVALKEPISGTILENEQFANEVIIQSQVIHKNIVRLIGCCLEVDAPILVYEFLPNGSLDDILHGDGKEPLNLGLRLSIAAESSDGLVYLHTKTNTKILHGDVKPANILLDDKFMPKISDFGISRLIARDKQHTGSIIGDMSYMDPVYLQTGLLTEKSDVYSFGVVILELISGMKATHSDGGSLVTNFLEAYKKEKKATQLFDKNIAVTEDLEVLDSLAGIAVECLSLDVDQRPSMTNIAKRLLNLTECR, via the exons ATGACCACGCCCTCGCAATTCCATTCCCAGCCGCTCCCAGTAATCCTACTTCTCTTTCTCTTCCTTTCAGCGGCGACTCACTTGCTCCTGGAGGCTGCTGCTGCTGAACAAGATCAGCAGCAGCGGATCACACGTGTGGGTTGCGCCGACAAGTGCGGCAACATAAGCATCCCGTACCCATTTGGCATGGAGCCAGGCTGCTTCCGTGAGGGCTTCCAGGTCACCTGCAATGACTCCTCGAATCCCCATCGCGCCTACCTTGCCAACAACGGAGTATACCAGCGGATCGTCGAGTATTATGACAGAATTGTCGAG GAAGGGTGGTACCATCAGGATTGGCATAAAGAAGGCAATAACACGCCCTTGGAGCTCATCGATATATCAGTTGCAAAGGCTGAGGCGCGCGCATACGGCGCGGTCTCATCTGTGTGCAACCCAAATGAAAGCGACTACTACTCCAAGTGTCAACAGGTGTGGTTGGGCCCGTTTCTCCTGTCGGTGACGCGCAACGTCCTCATGGGCGTCGGCTGGAGAATCGAGCCTATGGTCACCAGCAACCTGTGGTCACCGTTGAGAGGAGGCGACTCGTCGAATGAATTCACTCTCACCTGCATTTCCGACCTGATGGGCCTGCCGCAATTCCTCAAGTTCGCAGCCAACGGGTCGTGCACGGGGCGGGGCTGTTGCGAGGCCGAATTGCCGGAAGCATTTCCCGTCCCCGAGTTTGGCCTGTGGTTCCGTTCTGGAAGAAACAACACCATGTTTGAGACCACTCCCTGCTCCTACGCTATGGTGGTGGAGAAGTCATGGTACAACTTCACCACGCCGGACCTGTACGGCTATGCTGTGCTGCCCAAGAGATTTCCAAGGGGCATCCCATTTGTCCTCGATTTCTTCATAACGAACGGATCATGTCCGCTGAAAGGCCAGCAGCCACCTCCAGACTACGCCTGCGTCAGCGGCAACAGCTACTGTGAGAATGCGACTAGTGGCAAGGGCTATGTCTGCAAGTGTTTGAAGTTTTACGATGGCAATCCTTACATCCCTGATGGATGCCAAG ACATCGACGAGTGCAAGCTCCGAGAGCTAAATCCTGAGCTCCGTGACTCGTATCCATGCTCTAGTGACGGGATATGCAAAAACACGTTGGAAGGCTATGACTGTCCATGCAAGCCAGGAATGAAAGGCGACGGCATGAAAGGAACCTGCATGGATAAATTCCCACTACCAGCAAAGGTGATTGTGG GTGGAATAGGGGGTATTTCTTTAATGGCAATCCTATCATTCCTTATTCTTCTTCGCAAAGAGAAAAGGAAAACGAGAGAATTTTATAAGAAGAATGGTGGGCATGTACTAGAGAAGGCAAAATTCATAAAACTTTTCGAAAAGGAGAAGCTCAAGCCAATTTTGAAGAGTAGCAATTTTATTGGAAAAGGTGGATTTGGAAAAGTTTATATGGGCCTTCTTAATAATGAACAAGTCGCACTGAAGGAGCCAATTAGTGGAACTATCCTAGAGAATGAACAATTTGCAAATGAAGTCATCATTCAGTCTCAAGTCATTCACAAGAATATCGTTAGGCTCATAGGTTGTTGCCTAGAAGTCGATGCCCCGATTCTCGTCTATGAGTTTCTCCCCAATGGTAGCCTGGACGACATCCTTCATGGTGATGGCAAGGAACCTCTCAACTTAGGCCTGCGCTTAAGTATTGCTGCAGAATCATCAGATGGCTTGGTTTATCTGCACACAAAAACCAATACCAAGATCCTACATGGTGACGTGAAACCAGCAAATATACTTTTGGATGATAAGTTCATGCCAAAGATCTCAGATTTTGGCATATCAAGATTGATTGCGAGAGACAAACAGCACACGGGATCTATCATTGGTGACATGAGCTATATGGATCCGGTGTATCTACAAACAGGCCTACTAACCGAAAAAAGTGATGTCTACAGTTTTGGAGTTGTTATCTTGGAGCTTATTAGTGGGATGAAAGCTACACATTCTGACGGTGGTAGCTTAGTGACCAATTTCCTTGAAGCATACAAAAAGGAGAAGAAAGCAACTCAGTTATTTGACAAGAATATCGCAGTAACCGAGGATTTGGAGGTTCTTGATAGTTTGGCAGGGATCGCTGTTGAATGTCTTAGCCTTGATGTGGATCAAAGACCATCGATGACAAACATAGCAAAGCGCCTTCTCAATTTGACTGAATGCCGTTAG
- the LOC109746351 gene encoding F-box protein At3g56470-like, with protein MGRDLPNDLLHVLFVKVGGLVHRVRFAAVCRSWRAAAIMARHAALPTLPWLIFDNDRDDKCNMRRVYCPEDDGFLRFPLPKALFGKSFAGTHDGGWVAALGDDKHLAIVNLFSGAEVPLHAKDMTSFYAYKKVIFSESPTSSRCILATITTRDSIALCRIGCPVKRWTAKIFNGPRLIDIVFYNGKLYALTDLKDLVKFKIGVNKDSRPVVTVELHMQIGGRPFKWATNIVELHGKLAMVAKHCFYDNTYRKHFFFHIFVLVDESTKENTPKWEEVTTLGDCALFFGRMWTKALCVPAAGCGGVKRSAIYADDVTYLTSFDGHGDCVFPMGNGSSEHATKFVGPYTCCHVPCGMWVLPPDF; from the coding sequence ATGGGCAGAGACCTCCCCAACGATCTCCTCCATGTGCTCTTTGTTAAGGTCGGAGGCTTGGTCCACCGCGTCCGCTTCGCCGCGGTATGCAGGTCATGGCGAGCCGCCGCGATCATGGCGAGGCACGCCGCGCTGCCCACCCTGCCGTGGCTCATCTTCGACAACGACCGGGACGACAAGTGCAACATGCGGAGGGTATACTGCCCCGAGGACGACGGATTCCTACGCTTCCCGCTGCCCAAGGCGCTCTTCGGCAAGAGCTTTGCGGGAACGCACGACGGCGGCTGGGTCGCTGCGCTTGGCGATGACAAACATCTTGCGATCGTGAACCTCTTCTCCGGCGCCGAGGTGCCTCTCCACGCAAAGGACATGACGTCATTCTACGCGTACAAGAAGGTTATATTCTCGGAGTCCCCCACCTCAAGCCGCTGCATCCTCGCCACCATCACCACCCGAGATAGCATCGCCCTCTGCAGGATTGGGTGTCCGGTCAAAAGATGGACGGCAAAAATATTTAATGGGCCGAGGCTTATCGACATTGTATTCTACAATGGAAAACTTTATGCCCTCACGGACTTGAAGGACCTGGTCAAATTCAAAATAGGTGTAAACAAAGACAGTCGGCCGGTGGTAACTGTCGAGCTGCATATGCAAATTGGTGGCCGACCTTTCAAGTGGGCAACTAACATTGTTGAGCTGCACGGCAAGCTGGCTATGGTGGCGAAACATTGTTTTTATGACAACACCTACCGCAAGCACTTCTTCTTCCATATTTTTGTGCTTGTTGACGAATCGACGAAAGAGAACACTCCCAAGTGGGAGGAGGTAACAACCTTGGGTGATTGCGCCTTGTTTTTTGGGAGAATGTGGACCAAGGCTTTGTGTGTGCCCGCGGCTGGGTGCGGTGGGGTGAAAAGAAGTGCCATCTACGCCGACGATGTGACGTACTTGACGAGTTTTGACGGCCATGGTGATTGTGTATTTCCTATGGGAAACGGAAGCAGTGAACACGCCACCAAATTTGTAGGACCTTATACATGTTGTCACGTTCCATGTGGCATGTGGGTTCTCCCTCCTGATTTCTAG